TTAGAAGGGGAATGACCAGAGCTGAGGTGCGACATGCACTCGGCGATCCTGATCGGGTCTCGGTCCGCGAGAAGCAAGAAGAAAGCTGGCTGTACGGTCACTCTGGGTTAGTTATATTCAGGAAGGGACAGCTGAAATACGTGGCCATGCCTAGGCCGAACGCTGGTAAGAAACCGAGACGGGCCAATGGACGACAACCCGTACAGGTCGCCGGAGACGAGGGGAGCCGGCCAGAAGCTCCCGGACGGCATCAGGGATCGGTTGGTGCCCTATAGCTCGGTCGTTTACCTCTTCGTGCTGTTGGTGGGCGGCATGCTCTTTATCGAGGGCGGTGGTCAACCAACTCCCCAGCTGGTAGTCGCTCTCATATTTCTTGTGACCCCGCCTATTGTCGTTCTTAACTGGCTTGTATGGAAGCGATTTTGGCGGCAATAGCCCAGCAACACACTATTAGGACACTACCGCCGCCCGGAAATGATTGACGCCAGGGCACTTATCTTCCTATATTGTGGGAACGTATCAATCCGCTCCGATCGTTCCTGGCGGGAGGTCTGATTCCATGCTGGTCATTCCAGGTCGCACGAGCCGAGACACTTGTGATGGTGTCACGCGCCGCGAACTACTGCGAGTCGGCGGCTCCGCGATGCTCGGCCTGAGCCTCGCTCAGATCCTGCAGTTGCGTCAGGCGCAGGGGAACGAATCGACGGCCGCGGCCGCCCCAGGCTGGAATCGCGCCAAGAGCGTGATCCTGCTGTACTTGCAGGGCGGACCGAGCCACCTGGACCTCTGGGATCCCAAAGACAACGTCCCGGACAATGTCCGCAGCATCTTCACGCGGATCCCGACCAAAGTGCCGGGAATGGACGTCACGGAGTTGATGCCCAAGTTCGCCCAAATCACCGACAAGCTGACGCTCATTCGCACCGTCAGTTACACGCCGGTCGGCTTGTTCAACCACACGGCCGCGATGTACCAGATGCTGACCGGTTACACGACCGACAAGGTCAGTGCGTCGGGGCAGTTGGAACCGCCGAGTCCGAAGGATTTCCCCAACGTCGGCTCGAACATCATCAAGTTCAAGCCGCCCGAGCAGCCGATGCTGCCGTTCGTGATGATGCCGCGCCCGTTGCAAGAGAGCGGCGTCGTCGGCAAGGCAGGCACCGCCGGGTTCCTGGGCCGCGCGTACGACCCGTACTTGCTGTACCCGCCCGGCGACGACATGGACATGACCAAGATGGACGACCTGAAGGTCGACGACTTGCAGTTGCGTCCCGAAATGTCCAGTTCCCGGCTCGAGCACCGCGCGCGCCTCCGCGAACTGATCGCGGCCGGCATGCCGGATTTGGAAAAGGCCACGGCGAAGTACGATCTCAACGAATACTACGAGAAGGCGCTCGGCCTGGTCATCTCCGGCCGCGCCCGCGACGCCTTCAACCTGCGGGCCGAAACCGACGCCACGCGCGATATGTACGGCCGCAACACCTTCGGCCAGAGTTGCCTGCTGGCTCGCCGCTTGATCGAGGCCGGCACGCGGTTCGTTGAAGTGAACTGGCCTAAGGTCGCCAATTCGGACAACCACAGTTGGGATACGCACAGCGATCTCTCGAAGCGGCTTAAGAATCAAGCCGCGCCGATGTTCGACGGGGCGCTCTCGGCGTTGATCGCCGATTTGGACGAGCGTGGGTTGCTGGACGAAACCCTGGTTCTCGCGGTCGGCGAGTTCGGCCGCAGCCCCAAGCGCGGCGTGAGCACCTCCGGCAACCAGAACAGCGACGACGGCCGCGACCACTGGCCGTACTGTTATACCTGCGCCATTGCCGGCGCCGGCATCAAGCGCGGCTACTTGCACGGCCAATCGGACGCCACCGGCAGCGCGCCGCTGACCGCGCCGGTCCATCCAATGGAATTGTTGGCGACGATCTACCACGCCGTGGGCATCAATCCCACGACGATCGTCTACAACCACCTCAATCAGCCGCGCGAACTGGTCAAAGCCGAAGCGCTTTCGTCGCTGTTTGCATAACTGTTGACGACGTTCAACGTAAAAAGTCAGGCCCGCCGTGTTCTTCACGGCGGGCCTGTTTTGCAGGGTAGATCGTTCTTCGGCGTGCCGCTATGAACTATCACCTTCACCGTCCGGCTCGCACCCGGCCCGCCCTACCGCGCGATATCGAATGACCAGAGCGAGGTCGCGTCGCGCAAGTACAGCCGGCCATTCGCGACCACCGGATAGGCCCAGGCTTTCGCGTCGCCGCGGTCCGGTTGGTTTGGCGGCGTGAAGCGACCGTGCTCCTTGTAACCTTCGACGGAAGGTTCGATCAGCGCCGCCTCGCCGGTCTCGCCGTGCAGATAAATCCGCCCGTCGGCAAGACAGATCGATCCGGTCCCAATGCCGCGTTCTTGCCATTTCACTTCGCCCGTAGCGAAGTCCACGCACATCATGCCGGCGCCGCTCGTGCCATAGAGCTGGTCGCCCAACTTGAGGGCGCCGCCAATCGCAGCCGGCAGGCCCTTCTGGAAGTACACTTCCTCGGCTTTCAGCGCGCCGTCCGCTTCCACGAGTTTCACCAACCCGCTGCCGCTGCGGCTCGCGGCGCTGTACACGAAGTTGTCCGAAACGATCGGCGTCGGGATATTCGCTGGGCTCCCCTCGGCCGTACGCGCGTACCGCCACAGCGGCGTCCCGGTGGCGGCGTCGAGGCCCACAAGTCCCTTTTGCACGAATTGGATGTATTGTTTGCCCGAGGGTCCACCGTTGGCGATGATCGCCGACGCATACGCCGCCTCATCGGCTTCCGGCAATGCGGCTTTCCAGATTGCTTCGCCGGTGCGTTTGTCGAGCGCCAGCACCGTTGCCGTGGCCCCACCCGGCGTGCAGATCAACGTGTCGCCGTCCACCAGCGGCGATTCGGAATACGCCCACTGCCCCGGCATGCCGCCGAAATCCGCGCGGAGTTGTTGCTTCCAGACCTCGCTTCCGGAGGCGGTCTCCAGGCAGGTCAGATCGCCATCCGAACCGAGGACGTAGAGCATGTCCCCGTCGACCGTGGGCGTCGAACGCGAGCCCGGATATTGTGGTCCGCGGTTCGGGCCT
This genomic stretch from Planctomycetia bacterium harbors:
- a CDS encoding DUF1501 domain-containing protein — encoded protein: MLVIPGRTSRDTCDGVTRRELLRVGGSAMLGLSLAQILQLRQAQGNESTAAAAPGWNRAKSVILLYLQGGPSHLDLWDPKDNVPDNVRSIFTRIPTKVPGMDVTELMPKFAQITDKLTLIRTVSYTPVGLFNHTAAMYQMLTGYTTDKVSASGQLEPPSPKDFPNVGSNIIKFKPPEQPMLPFVMMPRPLQESGVVGKAGTAGFLGRAYDPYLLYPPGDDMDMTKMDDLKVDDLQLRPEMSSSRLEHRARLRELIAAGMPDLEKATAKYDLNEYYEKALGLVISGRARDAFNLRAETDATRDMYGRNTFGQSCLLARRLIEAGTRFVEVNWPKVANSDNHSWDTHSDLSKRLKNQAAPMFDGALSALIADLDERGLLDETLVLAVGEFGRSPKRGVSTSGNQNSDDGRDHWPYCYTCAIAGAGIKRGYLHGQSDATGSAPLTAPVHPMELLATIYHAVGINPTTIVYNHLNQPRELVKAEALSSLFA
- a CDS encoding PQQ-binding-like beta-propeller repeat protein, which codes for MNHLRPLFAVMLVALSPLVTWADDWPQWRGPHRDAISAETGLLQAWPAEGPKLVWQVNDVGAGYSTPAVVGDRLYVMGNEGTDNEFVQARSVADGSVVWTVTIGKVGPNRGPQYPGSRSTPTVDGDMLYVLGSDGDLTCLETASGSEVWKQQLRADFGGMPGQWAYSESPLVDGDTLICTPGGATATVLALDKRTGEAIWKAALPEADEAAYASAIIANGGPSGKQYIQFVQKGLVGLDAATGTPLWRYARTAEGSPANIPTPIVSDNFVYSAASRSGSGLVKLVEADGALKAEEVYFQKGLPAAIGGALKLGDQLYGTSGAGMMCVDFATGEVKWQERGIGTGSICLADGRIYLHGETGEAALIEPSVEGYKEHGRFTPPNQPDRGDAKAWAYPVVANGRLYLRDATSLWSFDIAR